A region from the Cannabis sativa cultivar Pink pepper isolate KNU-18-1 chromosome 9, ASM2916894v1, whole genome shotgun sequence genome encodes:
- the LOC115723236 gene encoding protein STAY-GREEN homolog, chloroplastic isoform X2: MASFTAAAPLSPLRKIKLSLIDHHHHHHHQTSLFPNRRRSHKKNNQAIFPVVRLFGPAIFEASKLKVLFLGVDEKKHPGNLPRTYTLTHSDITSNLTLAISQTINNSQLQGWYNKLQRDEVVAEWKKFKGKMSLHIHCHISGGHFLLDLFARLRFVIFSKELPVAVKAFVHGDEDLLNNYPELQEALVWVYFHSNVPEFNKVECWGPLKEAVNGPWKLKKLNPTSDWELPQKCVGDCNCCFPPMSSIPWSESEQVSN, from the exons ATGGCTTCATTTACTGCTGCTGCTCCTCTCTCTCCATTGAGGAAGATAAAGCTTTCTCTtattgatcatcatcatcatcatcatcatcaaactTCTCTTTTTCCTAATAGAAGAAGATCCCATAAGAAGAATAACCAAGCTATTTTTCCT GTTGTGAGGTTATTTGGGCCAGCCATATTTGAAGCATCAAAATTGAAGGTTCTTTTCTTAGGAGTGGATGAAAAGAAGCACCCAGGGAATCTCCCAAGAACTTATACACTCACACATAGTGATATCACTTCTAATCTCACCTTAGCCATATCCCAGACTATAAACAATTCTCAG TTACAGGGATGGTATAACAAATTACAAAGAGATGAAGTTGTAGCAGAGTGGAAAAAATTCAAAGGAAAAATGTCACTTCATATTCATTGTCACATTAGTGGAGGCCATTTTTTATTAGACTTATTTGCAAGGCTTAGATTTGTCATCTTCAGCAAAGAACTTCCTGTG GCTGTGAAGGCTTTTGTTCATGGAGATGAAGATTTGTTAAACAATTATCCAGAATTACAGGAGGCTTTAGTGTGGGTGTATTTTCACTCCAATGTTCCTGAGTTCAACAAGGTTGAGTGTTGGGGGCCACTGAAGGAGGCTGTGAATGGGCCATGGAAATTGAAGAAATTGAATCCCACAAGTGATTGGGAGTTACCTCAGAAATGTGTTGGAGATTGTAATTGTTGCTTTCCTCCAATGAGCTCAATTCCATGGTCTGAATCTGAACAAGTTTCTAATTGA
- the LOC115723236 gene encoding protein STAY-GREEN homolog, chloroplastic isoform X4: MASFTAAAPLSPLRKIKLSLIDHHHHHHHQTSLFPNRRRSHKKNNQAIFPVVRLFGPAIFEASKLKVLFLGVDEKKHPGNLPRTYTLTHSDITSNLTLAISQTINNSQGWYNKLQRDEVVAEWKKFKGKMSLHIHCHISGGHFLLDLFARLRFVIFSKELPVAVKAFVHGDEDLLNNYPELQEALVWVYFHSNVPEFNKVECWGPLKEAVNGPWKLKKLNPTSDWELPQKCVGDCNCCFPPMSSIPWSESEQVSN, translated from the exons ATGGCTTCATTTACTGCTGCTGCTCCTCTCTCTCCATTGAGGAAGATAAAGCTTTCTCTtattgatcatcatcatcatcatcatcatcaaactTCTCTTTTTCCTAATAGAAGAAGATCCCATAAGAAGAATAACCAAGCTATTTTTCCT GTTGTGAGGTTATTTGGGCCAGCCATATTTGAAGCATCAAAATTGAAGGTTCTTTTCTTAGGAGTGGATGAAAAGAAGCACCCAGGGAATCTCCCAAGAACTTATACACTCACACATAGTGATATCACTTCTAATCTCACCTTAGCCATATCCCAGACTATAAACAATTCTCAG GGATGGTATAACAAATTACAAAGAGATGAAGTTGTAGCAGAGTGGAAAAAATTCAAAGGAAAAATGTCACTTCATATTCATTGTCACATTAGTGGAGGCCATTTTTTATTAGACTTATTTGCAAGGCTTAGATTTGTCATCTTCAGCAAAGAACTTCCTGTG GCTGTGAAGGCTTTTGTTCATGGAGATGAAGATTTGTTAAACAATTATCCAGAATTACAGGAGGCTTTAGTGTGGGTGTATTTTCACTCCAATGTTCCTGAGTTCAACAAGGTTGAGTGTTGGGGGCCACTGAAGGAGGCTGTGAATGGGCCATGGAAATTGAAGAAATTGAATCCCACAAGTGATTGGGAGTTACCTCAGAAATGTGTTGGAGATTGTAATTGTTGCTTTCCTCCAATGAGCTCAATTCCATGGTCTGAATCTGAACAAGTTTCTAATTGA
- the LOC115723236 gene encoding protein STAY-GREEN homolog, chloroplastic isoform X1, translating to MASFTAAAPLSPLRKIKLSLIDHHHHHHHQTSLFPNRRRSHKKNNQAIFPVKVVRLFGPAIFEASKLKVLFLGVDEKKHPGNLPRTYTLTHSDITSNLTLAISQTINNSQLQGWYNKLQRDEVVAEWKKFKGKMSLHIHCHISGGHFLLDLFARLRFVIFSKELPVAVKAFVHGDEDLLNNYPELQEALVWVYFHSNVPEFNKVECWGPLKEAVNGPWKLKKLNPTSDWELPQKCVGDCNCCFPPMSSIPWSESEQVSN from the exons ATGGCTTCATTTACTGCTGCTGCTCCTCTCTCTCCATTGAGGAAGATAAAGCTTTCTCTtattgatcatcatcatcatcatcatcatcaaactTCTCTTTTTCCTAATAGAAGAAGATCCCATAAGAAGAATAACCAAGCTATTTTTCCTGTaaaa GTTGTGAGGTTATTTGGGCCAGCCATATTTGAAGCATCAAAATTGAAGGTTCTTTTCTTAGGAGTGGATGAAAAGAAGCACCCAGGGAATCTCCCAAGAACTTATACACTCACACATAGTGATATCACTTCTAATCTCACCTTAGCCATATCCCAGACTATAAACAATTCTCAG TTACAGGGATGGTATAACAAATTACAAAGAGATGAAGTTGTAGCAGAGTGGAAAAAATTCAAAGGAAAAATGTCACTTCATATTCATTGTCACATTAGTGGAGGCCATTTTTTATTAGACTTATTTGCAAGGCTTAGATTTGTCATCTTCAGCAAAGAACTTCCTGTG GCTGTGAAGGCTTTTGTTCATGGAGATGAAGATTTGTTAAACAATTATCCAGAATTACAGGAGGCTTTAGTGTGGGTGTATTTTCACTCCAATGTTCCTGAGTTCAACAAGGTTGAGTGTTGGGGGCCACTGAAGGAGGCTGTGAATGGGCCATGGAAATTGAAGAAATTGAATCCCACAAGTGATTGGGAGTTACCTCAGAAATGTGTTGGAGATTGTAATTGTTGCTTTCCTCCAATGAGCTCAATTCCATGGTCTGAATCTGAACAAGTTTCTAATTGA
- the LOC115723236 gene encoding protein STAY-GREEN homolog, chloroplastic isoform X3, whose amino-acid sequence MASFTAAAPLSPLRKIKLSLIDHHHHHHHQTSLFPNRRRSHKKNNQAIFPVKVVRLFGPAIFEASKLKVLFLGVDEKKHPGNLPRTYTLTHSDITSNLTLAISQTINNSQGWYNKLQRDEVVAEWKKFKGKMSLHIHCHISGGHFLLDLFARLRFVIFSKELPVAVKAFVHGDEDLLNNYPELQEALVWVYFHSNVPEFNKVECWGPLKEAVNGPWKLKKLNPTSDWELPQKCVGDCNCCFPPMSSIPWSESEQVSN is encoded by the exons ATGGCTTCATTTACTGCTGCTGCTCCTCTCTCTCCATTGAGGAAGATAAAGCTTTCTCTtattgatcatcatcatcatcatcatcatcaaactTCTCTTTTTCCTAATAGAAGAAGATCCCATAAGAAGAATAACCAAGCTATTTTTCCTGTaaaa GTTGTGAGGTTATTTGGGCCAGCCATATTTGAAGCATCAAAATTGAAGGTTCTTTTCTTAGGAGTGGATGAAAAGAAGCACCCAGGGAATCTCCCAAGAACTTATACACTCACACATAGTGATATCACTTCTAATCTCACCTTAGCCATATCCCAGACTATAAACAATTCTCAG GGATGGTATAACAAATTACAAAGAGATGAAGTTGTAGCAGAGTGGAAAAAATTCAAAGGAAAAATGTCACTTCATATTCATTGTCACATTAGTGGAGGCCATTTTTTATTAGACTTATTTGCAAGGCTTAGATTTGTCATCTTCAGCAAAGAACTTCCTGTG GCTGTGAAGGCTTTTGTTCATGGAGATGAAGATTTGTTAAACAATTATCCAGAATTACAGGAGGCTTTAGTGTGGGTGTATTTTCACTCCAATGTTCCTGAGTTCAACAAGGTTGAGTGTTGGGGGCCACTGAAGGAGGCTGTGAATGGGCCATGGAAATTGAAGAAATTGAATCCCACAAGTGATTGGGAGTTACCTCAGAAATGTGTTGGAGATTGTAATTGTTGCTTTCCTCCAATGAGCTCAATTCCATGGTCTGAATCTGAACAAGTTTCTAATTGA